Part of the Candidatus Chlorohelix allophototropha genome, TCAAGCGTAGCCGTATCATTAGCGCAATGCGTAGCTATCTAGATCGTCAAGGCTTCCTTGAGGTGGAAACTCCAACCCTACAACCCTTGTATGGTGGCGCTTCGGCTCGTCCTTTTGTGACCCATCATAATGCCCTTGACCAAAATTTTTACATGCGTATTGCCGATGAGCTATACCTAAAACGTTTGGTGGCGGGTGGTTTTGGCAAAGTCTATGAAATTTGTAAAGATTTCCGTAATGAAGGTATTGATGTTCGTCACAATCCTGAATTTACGATGATGGAATGTTATGCTGCCTACTGGGATTACAACGATGTGATGAAGTTGGTTGAAGAGATGTTTGCCTATATTGCTCAAGAGGTACTCGGCACGCTCAAAGTTCAGACTCGCGGTTACGAAGTGGATTTTACGCCACCCTATCGGCGGCTTCAGTTGCGTCAGGCTATCATTGATTATACCGGACTCGATTATGAGCAATATCCTGAGCAGGAAGACCTATATCGCGAAGTTAAAAAACTGGGTGTGGATGTAGCACCCGATACGGTTTGGCCTAAACTTGTCGATGAAACTCTCAAAACCTTTGTAATTCCCAAGCTGATTCAGCCTACATTCCTTTATGATTATCCTGAAAAACTCTCGCCGCTTGCTAAGAAAAAGCCGGGAGTAGCAGGTACAGTCGAAAGATTTCAGCCTTTTATTGCCGGTCTCGAATGTGGCAACGCTTTTACCGAGTTGAATGACCCGGTTGACCAGCGTGAGCGTTTCCTTGACCAGAAACGCAATCAGGATGCTGGTGACGATGAAGCTATGCAAATGGATCTCGATTTTATTAACGCCTTGATGTATGGAATGCCACCTACCGGAGGTCTTGGCGTTGGTATTGATCGCCTTTGCATGCTGCTGCTGGATCAAGCGAGTATTCGCGATGTTATTCTGTTTCCGCAAATGCGCAACCTGTAGCATTGAAGTTTACAGCTTGTTAACAATTGCTAGGCTGGTATATCTGAGGAACTAATGCAACTGGATTTACTACCTATTCTAAAGTGTTTGCACTGTGGTCACGATGGATTACAGCAACAAGAAAATTCCAGAATTGTAAACAAAGAAACCCTTCTTGACGGCGCGGGAGTTTGCCCGCGCTGCCACACTCGCTATCCTGTAAAAGACGGCATAATTAATTTCCTGTCTCGCCGCACTCCTAATATCACTTTTGGACAATTACCCAATCAGTTTACCTTCACCGCTTGGGGTTATGAGCGTCTGTGGAGAAAGCGCGCTTTATCTCTACTGGGTGGTCGCGAATGGTTACCGGAAGAAGAACTGGCAACCCTAATTGAAATGCTCAATGCCGATGGTTTTAAGCGTGAAGGTTACGAGATTGCTACCCATAACGGGGTCGCTTTTATTTTGGACGAGGGTTCTTCCACCGGATTCTATGCCAGAGCAGTTGCGTGTGCGATTCGAGATGGAAAACTAAATATGGGAGGCGCACCCCTACATGTGGTCGCTATCGACAATAGCTGGCAGATGTTACAAGAAGCGCGAAAATATATTGAACAAGAAGGACTTTCTGACGCTATCTCGCTTGTCAGGGCCGATGTCGAGGATATGCCGTTTATAAATAAAGCATTTGCAGGGATTACCAACGGCGCTGCTTTAAACGAGTTCAAACATACTGAACCGGCTTTGAGTGAAACGCGCCGCACTCTCGACAAGTTTGGCAACGCCGTTTTTATGGTGCAAATGAAAGCGCGTGGTAAAACCGGACGCTTGCTTGATACTCTGATAACCCTTACCAGCGGCATCAAATTTTTTGATTATGCGCAACTGGAACAACATTACGATAGGGCAGGTTTCCGCTGTTTAGAGCAAGTCTCTAGCGGATTAGTTACTATCAGTCGCCTACGCAAAAGATAAAAGGCGAAGGCTATACCCTCGCCTTAAGCTACAAATAAACCCCATCAAATAAAGAAACGATTTGCCCCTATTGTGCTTTGGCTACGTATAATCGAGGCGCTAACCTGATGGAAGATGCGGCGTATTTCGCTTGACGATGCTTGCACCGTAAGTACTGCCGGGAAGCCCACCTCGCGCGCGATTTGGTTTAAATCGTGGCTGCCAAACCCCACATACGCCAATGTATAAGACTCTTGTGCTACTAGCGCATTACTTACGGTACGTACTTGCTGATTATTAGCTTTCGAGGTGTTATCTTCTCCATCTGAAAAGACCACAATCACCCCACGGGTACGTACTCCATTATCCCGAAGCATTTGCCCATATGCCACCATTCCCGTCATAACGTGCAGTAGCGTATCATAAAGCGCCGTATTGCTATCGGGATTGAAATCCGCACCATTGATACCATTTAGCCCTGTAACGGGGGTATAGCTGAACAGCAACCTAGGTTTTGCGCTGAAAGCCCATGTGCTTAACAGGATTGATTCTGGCAGGCGCGATTCTCGCAACGCTTCTAGCATCTGGTTAAATCCTTCAATCACTGCTTGTCTGTAAGGACTCATCGAACCGCTTTCATCCAGCACTACCGCCACCAGCGTTACATCGTCGCTATCAATTTGGTCTAATCCCACCCCATTGCAACCCGCTAACGCTACCGCATCCAAATTTTCTACCAATACCAACGCTGCTTGTTGGTCAAGATCATTGTTTTGAACCGCGCTGCTAAAGAGGTCATTTATATTTCCGCTCATATTTCCCTTCCTTTCGGACAAACCTTAAGTAAGCCCTACCTTTTACAAAGGTATAGTTGTAATTATTTGATTGCCCTGTCTCGCTTCTTTGAGTCAGACAGGGCTTATAACTTAGGAGAATTAGTTAATTGGGTCTTTGGAAGTTACCAACCGCATCCCTTGTTTTGACATCGCCTGCAACTCGGCATTGGCAATTGCATCAAAGTCAATGGCGGGGTGCTGAACCGAGGAAGTGCAATCCATCAGGAAGCGCAACTTGGCAATAACCTCCGGTTGGTTGCTAAAATACTGGATAATCGAGCGCATCGTTGATAACACGCAATGGCTTTTTGCCTGACCCGCCACATACACCAAATCATACTTGCTCAACATATCG contains:
- the lysS gene encoding lysine--tRNA ligase, which encodes MDSYSSFENGMQLNEYQRLRLDKVKKFRELGIDPYPPRFLQRTHSVAEVLQNFEALQKDDHADPPVPGVLVGVSGRLMLKRDKKVVFGDLIEDGNRIQIYLKDAHLEAGEQSLLLFKDSVDLGDIIGVVGKPFITKTGDKTIEVHQWNILSKAINQPPDKHAGLQDTEQRYRQRYVDLISNPEVRDVFVKRSRIISAMRSYLDRQGFLEVETPTLQPLYGGASARPFVTHHNALDQNFYMRIADELYLKRLVAGGFGKVYEICKDFRNEGIDVRHNPEFTMMECYAAYWDYNDVMKLVEEMFAYIAQEVLGTLKVQTRGYEVDFTPPYRRLQLRQAIIDYTGLDYEQYPEQEDLYREVKKLGVDVAPDTVWPKLVDETLKTFVIPKLIQPTFLYDYPEKLSPLAKKKPGVAGTVERFQPFIAGLECGNAFTELNDPVDQRERFLDQKRNQDAGDDEAMQMDLDFINALMYGMPPTGGLGVGIDRLCMLLLDQASIRDVILFPQMRNL
- a CDS encoding methyltransferase domain-containing protein, coding for MQLDLLPILKCLHCGHDGLQQQENSRIVNKETLLDGAGVCPRCHTRYPVKDGIINFLSRRTPNITFGQLPNQFTFTAWGYERLWRKRALSLLGGREWLPEEELATLIEMLNADGFKREGYEIATHNGVAFILDEGSSTGFYARAVACAIRDGKLNMGGAPLHVVAIDNSWQMLQEARKYIEQEGLSDAISLVRADVEDMPFINKAFAGITNGAALNEFKHTEPALSETRRTLDKFGNAVFMVQMKARGKTGRLLDTLITLTSGIKFFDYAQLEQHYDRAGFRCLEQVSSGLVTISRLRKR
- a CDS encoding vWA domain-containing protein translates to MSGNINDLFSSAVQNNDLDQQAALVLVENLDAVALAGCNGVGLDQIDSDDVTLVAVVLDESGSMSPYRQAVIEGFNQMLEALRESRLPESILLSTWAFSAKPRLLFSYTPVTGLNGINGADFNPDSNTALYDTLLHVMTGMVAYGQMLRDNGVRTRGVIVVFSDGEDNTSKANNQQVRTVSNALVAQESYTLAYVGFGSHDLNQIAREVGFPAVLTVQASSSEIRRIFHQVSASIIRSQSTIGANRFFI